One Sphingomicrobium sp. XHP0239 DNA segment encodes these proteins:
- a CDS encoding type 1 glutamine amidotransferase domain-containing protein produces the protein MKILIILTSHSELGDTGEKTGFWLEELAAPYYSLKDAGHSLILASPKGGQPPLDPRSDEEDSQTDATRRFKKDPEAQMALDTTKQLSDMDAEHFDAIFVPGGHGPLWDLAEDADTKRLIEATLRSGKPVGLVCHAPAILKQVESEDGTPLVRGRKITGFTNEEEKAVGLSDVVPFSLEDVLKEQGAEWSEADTFEPHVVADGLLITGQNPPSSAPTAEALVKALEARDAG, from the coding sequence ATGAAGATCCTCATCATCCTCACCAGTCATTCCGAACTCGGCGACACCGGCGAGAAGACCGGCTTCTGGCTCGAGGAGCTGGCGGCGCCTTATTATTCGCTCAAGGATGCGGGCCATTCGCTCATCCTCGCCTCGCCGAAGGGCGGACAGCCCCCGCTCGATCCGCGGTCGGACGAGGAGGACAGCCAGACCGACGCCACCCGGCGGTTCAAGAAGGACCCCGAGGCGCAGATGGCGCTCGATACGACCAAGCAGCTGTCCGACATGGACGCCGAGCATTTCGACGCGATCTTCGTTCCCGGCGGTCACGGCCCGTTGTGGGACCTGGCCGAAGATGCCGATACCAAGCGGCTGATCGAGGCCACGCTGCGGTCGGGCAAGCCGGTGGGACTGGTCTGCCACGCCCCCGCGATCCTCAAACAGGTCGAAAGCGAGGACGGAACCCCGCTGGTTCGCGGACGCAAGATCACGGGCTTCACCAACGAGGAGGAGAAGGCGGTCGGCCTGTCGGACGTGGTGCCCTTCAGCCTCGAGGACGTGCTCAAGGAGCAGGGAGCCGAATGGAGCGAGGCCGACACGTTCGAGCCGCATGTCGTCGCCGACGGACTGCTCATCACTGGCCAGAACCCGCCGTCCAGCGCGCCGACGGCCGAGGCGCTCGTCAAGGCGCTGGAAGCGCGCGACGCGGGCTGA
- the fahA gene encoding fumarylacetoacetase, whose product MNIDATHDANLKSWVSGADGHPDWPVQNLPLGVFTAGDDEPRIGTAIGDHVLDLDALAEHFDEDTATALGEPTLNALFALGAEAMQGLRETLSRLLTDEANRTAVEPHLVPMDSVEMQLPAHVGDYTDFYVGIHHAKNVGSLFRPDNPLLPNYKHIPIGYHGRASSVRVSGHPVVRPSGQKKPAEEGGMPTRSPSKRLDYELEMGIWIGEGNALGDPIPVGEAEQHIAGYCLLNDWSARDLQAWEYQPLGPFLAKSFLTTVSPWVVTPQALAPFMSDATARTADDPEPLDYLKGGPDKSALGIKLEVLLSTQKMRDAGEAPHVLSKGDAASAMYWSSAQIVTHHASNGCNLQPGDLIGTGTLSTDEESGYGSLLELSDGGKQQIELPNGETRTFLEDGDEVTLRAWCEADGAASISLGACTGRVLAARG is encoded by the coding sequence ATGAACATTGACGCCACCCATGACGCGAACCTCAAGAGCTGGGTATCGGGGGCCGACGGCCATCCCGACTGGCCGGTCCAGAATCTGCCGCTGGGGGTCTTCACCGCGGGCGACGACGAGCCGCGGATCGGCACCGCCATCGGCGATCACGTCCTCGACCTTGACGCGCTGGCCGAGCATTTCGATGAGGACACGGCTACGGCGCTCGGCGAACCGACGCTCAACGCGCTGTTCGCCCTCGGCGCCGAAGCGATGCAGGGTCTTCGCGAAACGCTGTCGCGGCTCCTGACCGACGAGGCGAACCGCACCGCGGTCGAACCCCATCTCGTCCCGATGGACTCGGTCGAGATGCAGTTGCCCGCCCACGTCGGCGACTACACCGATTTCTATGTCGGCATTCATCACGCCAAGAATGTTGGCAGCCTGTTCCGCCCCGACAATCCTTTGCTCCCCAACTACAAGCATATTCCGATCGGCTATCACGGGCGCGCGTCGAGTGTGCGTGTATCGGGCCACCCGGTCGTCCGCCCGTCGGGCCAGAAGAAACCCGCCGAAGAGGGCGGCATGCCGACCCGCAGCCCGAGCAAGCGGCTCGACTACGAACTCGAAATGGGCATCTGGATCGGGGAGGGGAATGCGTTGGGCGATCCCATTCCGGTCGGCGAGGCGGAGCAGCACATCGCCGGGTATTGCCTCTTGAACGACTGGTCCGCGCGCGATCTGCAGGCCTGGGAATATCAGCCGCTCGGCCCCTTCCTCGCCAAGAGCTTCCTGACCACGGTCAGCCCGTGGGTGGTCACGCCGCAGGCGCTCGCGCCCTTCATGTCCGACGCCACCGCACGGACCGCCGACGATCCCGAACCGCTCGACTATCTGAAGGGCGGGCCGGACAAGTCCGCGCTCGGGATCAAGCTCGAAGTCCTGTTGTCGACGCAGAAGATGCGCGATGCGGGCGAAGCGCCGCACGTCCTCAGCAAGGGCGACGCGGCAAGCGCCATGTACTGGTCCTCGGCGCAGATCGTCACGCATCACGCGTCGAACGGCTGTAACCTCCAGCCCGGCGATCTCATCGGGACAGGCACGCTGTCGACCGACGAGGAGAGCGGCTACGGCTCGCTCCTCGAACTATCGGACGGCGGAAAGCAGCAGATCGAACTGCCCAACGGCGAAACCCGCACGTTCCTCGAGGATGGCGATGAAGTGACGTTGCGCGCATGGTGCGAGGCCGATGGCGCGGCGTCCATCTCGCTGGGCGCATGCACCGGGCGCGTTCTGGCTGCGCGCGGATGA
- a CDS encoding class II aldolase/adducin family protein: MQGAEPLDSTDIPSLKGEVSDEEWAVRVDLAAAYRLVAHFGWDDLIFTHLSARVPGPEHHFLLNPYNLMFEEVTASSLIKVDKHGNAVGDTPFMTNPAGFTIHSALHMNVEDAAAVMHLHTPHGQAVAAHKDGLLPLTQTAMLVLADLAFHDYEGVAVDLDERERLVENLGDKSMMILRNHGTLATGASVGECFLKLYYLERACEAQSLALVAGEKNLNHPPQGAPETTAEQGAAGLPVVAKLLAWPALLRLAHRLDPDFAT; this comes from the coding sequence ATGCAGGGCGCCGAGCCGCTCGACAGCACCGATATTCCCAGCCTCAAGGGCGAGGTGTCGGACGAGGAATGGGCGGTTCGCGTCGATCTGGCCGCCGCCTACCGGCTGGTGGCGCACTTCGGGTGGGACGATCTCATCTTCACGCATCTGTCGGCACGGGTGCCGGGGCCGGAACATCATTTCCTGCTCAACCCCTACAACCTCATGTTCGAGGAAGTGACGGCTTCCTCGCTGATCAAGGTGGACAAGCACGGTAACGCCGTCGGCGACACACCGTTCATGACCAACCCCGCCGGTTTCACCATTCATTCGGCGCTGCACATGAACGTCGAGGACGCCGCGGCGGTGATGCATCTGCACACCCCCCACGGACAGGCGGTAGCGGCGCATAAGGACGGGCTCCTGCCGCTCACGCAGACCGCGATGCTGGTGCTCGCCGATCTGGCGTTCCACGATTACGAAGGCGTCGCGGTCGACCTCGACGAACGCGAACGGCTGGTCGAGAATCTAGGCGACAAGAGCATGATGATCCTGCGCAACCACGGCACGCTCGCCACCGGCGCGTCGGTCGGCGAATGTTTTCTCAAGCTCTATTACCTGGAACGGGCGTGCGAGGCGCAGAGCCTCGCGCTCGTCGCGGGGGAAAAGAACCTCAACCACCCGCCGCAGGGCGCGCCCGAAACCACCGCCGAACAGGGCGCTGCCGGGCTTCCCGTGGTCGCCAAGCTGCTGGCCTGGCCCGCGCTTCTTCGGCTGGCCCACCGGCTCGATCCGGATTTCGCGACCTAG
- a CDS encoding NAD-dependent epimerase/dehydratase family protein, translating into MASLSDGLIGHTGFVGGQLARDHEFAHRYNSSNVASIDGQAFGTLVCAAAPGSMVAANGAPNDDAAAIDALVDRLRATRAERFVLVSTIAVLGDWGGGLDEGTQDFETDKAYGRHRRALEVACAAHFDRCLIVRLPALYGEGLRKNFLFDLANPVPSLLKEPAWDELVATLPDGLRKTLTDAFAAPGAAGWARLDRAALNAHPGRTALEAELRATARCSLRFHHPDTQLQCYGIDRLWRDIHLALDAGIGTLHAAPEQLKVADIYRAITGNEMPTSAAAPHVEDMHSRHAGLWDRPVPYIEGADSVLTRLKAFMARDGA; encoded by the coding sequence ATGGCTAGCTTGTCAGATGGATTAATCGGCCACACCGGTTTCGTCGGCGGGCAACTCGCGCGCGACCATGAGTTCGCGCACCGCTACAATTCCTCCAATGTCGCGTCGATCGACGGCCAGGCGTTCGGCACGCTCGTATGCGCCGCCGCGCCGGGATCGATGGTCGCCGCCAACGGCGCACCCAACGACGATGCCGCCGCCATCGACGCGCTCGTCGACCGCCTCCGCGCCACTCGCGCGGAACGCTTCGTGCTGGTCTCGACCATCGCGGTGCTGGGCGACTGGGGCGGTGGACTCGACGAGGGAACCCAAGATTTCGAGACCGACAAGGCCTACGGGCGCCACCGCCGGGCGCTCGAAGTCGCGTGTGCCGCGCATTTCGACCGCTGCCTGATCGTCCGCCTTCCCGCCCTCTACGGCGAGGGACTGCGCAAGAACTTCCTCTTTGACCTCGCCAATCCCGTGCCCTCGCTTCTCAAGGAACCGGCATGGGACGAGCTGGTCGCCACCCTCCCCGACGGCCTTCGCAAAACCCTGACCGACGCGTTCGCGGCGCCCGGCGCGGCGGGCTGGGCTAGGCTCGACCGCGCGGCGCTGAACGCCCACCCCGGTCGCACCGCGCTCGAGGCAGAACTTCGCGCGACCGCACGCTGCTCGCTCCGCTTCCACCACCCCGACACCCAGCTCCAATGCTACGGCATCGACCGGCTATGGCGCGACATCCACCTCGCGCTCGACGCCGGCATCGGCACGCTCCACGCCGCGCCCGAGCAATTAAAGGTCGCCGACATTTACCGCGCAATCACGGGCAACGAGATGCCGACGTCGGCCGCCGCACCGCACGTCGAGGACATGCACAGCCGTCACGCCGGTCTGTGGGATCGGCCTGTGCCCTACATCGAGGGCGCGGACAGTGTGCTAACCCGGTTGAAAGCATTCATGGCTAGGGATGGCGCATGA
- a CDS encoding aminopeptidase P family protein yields MSTHKDRLDALRTQLKQDNLDGFVVPLTDEHMSEYVGSYAQRLAWLTGFDGSAGAAAVLPEEAAIFTDGRYTIQVRDQVDGDLFAYESVPDTSIAEWLQNHAPEGGRIGYDPWLHTRAWVKQATKSLEARGAQLVAVERNPIDAVWAGRPEPSKAHLVSYDEELAGRSSANKRTEIAETIEAAGADSAVLAALDSIAWTFNVRGADVDHTPVALAYAVVHKDATADLFVAGDKLSDEVKRHLGNGVRVHERDAFEDFLASADMKGKAVIVDPERSVAAIPQALDAAGARIVEKRDPAVLPKAIKNEAEIAGHRAAQERDGAVIAKFLKWLEEEAPKGGQDELSVAAKLLSLRKDTGKLKDISFDTISGSGPNGALPHYRVNEDSNRKLENDQIYLVDSGGQYLDGTTDITRTVIVGEPTAEMIDRYTRVLKGHIAIDTCRWPAGISGGRLDSFARQFLWQVGLDYGHGTGHGVGAFLAVHEGPQRISPPGGAYAGTDEPLKAGMILSNEPGYYKAGEYGMRIENLVLCVKVGEADDGTDILGFETLTFAPLDRRLIDAEMLTREERQWVDDYHAQVLQKIGPQLEGEELDWLKGQCAAL; encoded by the coding sequence ATGAGCACGCACAAGGATCGCCTCGACGCGCTGCGCACCCAACTGAAACAGGACAATCTCGACGGCTTCGTCGTGCCCCTGACCGACGAGCACATGAGCGAATATGTCGGCAGCTACGCGCAGCGGCTGGCCTGGCTGACGGGCTTCGACGGGTCGGCGGGCGCCGCGGCGGTCCTTCCGGAAGAGGCCGCCATCTTCACCGACGGGCGCTACACGATTCAGGTCCGCGACCAGGTCGACGGCGACCTGTTCGCCTATGAAAGCGTCCCCGATACCTCGATCGCCGAATGGCTCCAGAACCACGCGCCCGAGGGCGGGCGGATCGGCTACGACCCGTGGCTGCACACCCGCGCATGGGTGAAACAGGCCACGAAGTCACTGGAAGCACGCGGTGCGCAGCTGGTCGCGGTCGAACGCAATCCCATCGACGCCGTCTGGGCCGGCCGCCCCGAACCTTCCAAGGCGCATCTCGTCAGCTACGACGAGGAACTGGCGGGCCGCTCGTCGGCGAACAAGCGCACCGAGATCGCCGAGACGATCGAGGCGGCGGGCGCCGACAGCGCCGTGCTCGCCGCGCTGGACAGCATCGCCTGGACCTTCAACGTGCGCGGCGCCGACGTCGACCACACCCCCGTCGCGCTCGCCTATGCGGTCGTCCACAAGGACGCGACTGCGGACCTGTTCGTCGCGGGCGACAAATTGTCCGACGAGGTCAAGCGCCACCTCGGCAACGGCGTGCGCGTCCACGAACGCGACGCCTTCGAGGACTTTCTCGCCAGCGCCGACATGAAGGGCAAGGCGGTGATCGTCGATCCCGAACGCTCGGTCGCCGCCATCCCGCAGGCATTGGACGCCGCAGGCGCCCGCATCGTCGAGAAGCGCGACCCCGCCGTCCTGCCCAAGGCGATCAAGAACGAGGCGGAGATCGCCGGCCATCGCGCCGCGCAGGAACGCGACGGGGCGGTCATCGCCAAGTTCCTGAAATGGCTCGAGGAAGAAGCGCCCAAGGGCGGGCAAGACGAACTGTCCGTCGCCGCCAAGCTCCTGTCGCTCCGCAAGGACACGGGCAAACTGAAGGACATCAGCTTCGACACCATTTCGGGGAGCGGACCCAACGGCGCGCTGCCGCACTACCGGGTGAACGAGGACAGCAACCGCAAGCTTGAGAACGACCAGATCTATCTCGTCGATTCGGGCGGGCAGTATCTCGACGGCACCACCGACATCACCCGCACCGTCATCGTCGGCGAACCGACCGCGGAGATGATCGACCGCTATACCCGCGTCCTCAAGGGGCATATCGCGATCGACACCTGCCGCTGGCCCGCGGGTATTTCGGGCGGCCGCCTCGACAGTTTCGCGCGCCAATTCCTCTGGCAGGTCGGGCTCGACTATGGCCACGGCACCGGCCACGGCGTCGGCGCCTTCCTCGCGGTCCACGAAGGCCCGCAACGCATCTCGCCCCCCGGCGGTGCCTATGCGGGCACCGACGAGCCGCTCAAGGCGGGCATGATCCTGTCCAACGAACCCGGCTATTACAAGGCGGGCGAATATGGGATGCGGATCGAGAATCTGGTCCTGTGCGTGAAGGTGGGCGAGGCCGACGACGGAACCGATATCCTGGGCTTCGAAACCCTGACCTTCGCGCCGCTAGACCGCCGCCTGATCGACGCCGAAATGCTGACGCGCGAAGAGCGCCAGTGGGTCGACGACTATCACGCGCAGGTGCTGCAGAAGATCGGCCCGCAACTGGAAGGCGAGGAGCTCGACTGGCTGAAAGGCCAGTGCGCCGCGCTCTAG
- the hmgA gene encoding homogentisate 1,2-dioxygenase yields MTRDYQTGLGGHFETEAVAGALPVGRNSPQKPAFGLYAEQLSGSAFTMPRVENRRSWLYRMRPTADHPPYRRYDANRLLTARGSDAPLPPNRLRWDPPELPEGKDFVDGLVTLLATRDPADLEGVAVHAYRADVSMTDRSFMDADGELLLVPQQGALLLVTEMGRLDVPPGHIALIPRGVRFRVEVPDGGARGYVAENYGVPFRLPDLGPIGANGLASPRDFEHPTAAFEDVEGDHELLQKHGGHLWTTNLSHSPLDVVAWHGNYAPWRYDLSRFNTLGTVSFDHPDPSIFTVLTSPSDVEGRANADFVIFPPRWMVAEDTFRPPWFHRNVMSEAMGLIHGAYDAKADGFAPGGLSLHNLMSGHGPDVETWRKASEADLAPHKIDGTFAFMVETCWPYRPTDYALERAQPDYDEAWQGFPKAEIPDEH; encoded by the coding sequence ATGACGCGCGATTATCAGACAGGGCTGGGCGGGCATTTCGAAACCGAAGCGGTCGCCGGTGCCTTGCCGGTGGGTCGCAACAGTCCCCAGAAGCCCGCCTTCGGTCTCTACGCAGAACAATTGTCGGGCAGCGCCTTCACCATGCCGCGCGTCGAGAACCGCCGCAGCTGGCTCTATCGGATGCGCCCGACCGCCGACCATCCCCCCTATCGACGCTACGACGCCAATCGCCTGCTGACGGCGCGCGGATCCGACGCGCCGCTGCCGCCCAACCGCCTGCGCTGGGATCCGCCCGAGCTGCCGGAGGGGAAGGATTTCGTCGATGGGCTCGTCACCCTGCTCGCCACCCGCGACCCCGCCGATCTGGAGGGCGTCGCGGTGCACGCCTATCGCGCCGACGTCTCGATGACGGACCGGAGTTTCATGGACGCCGACGGCGAGTTGCTTCTCGTCCCGCAGCAGGGTGCACTCCTTCTCGTGACCGAGATGGGCCGCCTCGACGTTCCGCCGGGGCATATCGCGCTGATCCCCCGCGGCGTGCGGTTTCGCGTCGAAGTGCCGGATGGCGGCGCGCGCGGCTATGTCGCGGAAAATTACGGCGTTCCCTTCCGCCTTCCCGACCTCGGTCCGATCGGCGCCAACGGCCTCGCCAGCCCGCGCGATTTCGAACATCCGACGGCGGCATTCGAGGATGTCGAAGGCGACCACGAACTCCTACAGAAACATGGCGGACACCTGTGGACCACCAATCTGTCGCACAGTCCGCTCGACGTCGTCGCATGGCACGGCAACTACGCACCGTGGCGCTATGATCTGTCGCGGTTCAACACGCTCGGGACCGTCAGCTTCGACCATCCCGACCCCTCGATCTTCACTGTCCTGACCAGCCCGTCCGACGTCGAGGGCCGCGCCAATGCCGACTTCGTCATCTTCCCGCCGCGCTGGATGGTGGCCGAAGACACGTTCCGCCCGCCTTGGTTCCACCGCAACGTGATGAGCGAGGCGATGGGCCTCATCCACGGCGCCTATGACGCCAAGGCCGACGGCTTCGCGCCGGGCGGCCTGTCCCTCCACAATCTCATGAGCGGCCACGGTCCCGACGTCGAAACCTGGCGTAAGGCCAGCGAGGCGGACCTCGCGCCGCACAAGATCGACGGCACGTTCGCCTTCATGGTCGAGACCTGCTGGCCCTATCGACCGACCGACTACGCGCTGGAACGCGCCCAACCCGATTACGACGAGGCCTGGCAAGGCTTCCCCAAAGCGGAGATTCCCGATGAACATTGA
- a CDS encoding S9 family peptidase encodes MTDMPQPPVADRRDSSFTMHGITVSDPYAWLKDQTYPTVDDADVLDYLKEENAYFEAWKAPREAMIEVLFQEMKARIKEDDKSVPEKDGDFVYWSEFKTGTQYRLWYRKPYTGTQSDYEPEDGTLIYDENAKAEGLDYFSLGGLEVSPDGKLALVQVDRSGSERYTLEVMDVASGETLETVSDSALGGPVWDKNGDGFFYTVANENWRTYEAFYHPLGGDPAKDRLVYKEEENPAFTVQVGKSTDESMIFIATGENISNEWYVIPADAPESEPRLVMRRRPDIQYSLDAAHGKLWIVTNDNHVNFRLAEADPANPDQWNTVIAGSDEFYLEDVDAHRDHMLVSGRLNGLDQLYLRSYEDGTMTRLPFEEEAYAASFTGNADYAPPAYRIGYTSMVTPTSTQEYDPDTGEFAVLKTLEIPSGYDASLYTVDRLLIDARDGAKVPVSVMRRKDHALDGSGKLFVYGYGAYGSAIPPYFSTARLSLVDRGFAYAIAHIRGGDDMGYQWYLDGKLDKRENTFNDFVDVTRGLIDAGYAKAGNVAAQGGSAGGELMGAIVNQAPELYGAVVADVPFVDVLNTMLDADLPLTPGEWNEWGNPIESADAFRTILAYSPYDNVTRQDYPAMLITGGLNDPRVTYWEPAKWTAKLRHEKTDDNLLLMKINMGAGHGGKSGRWNALYETAEAYGFVIDRLGSE; translated from the coding sequence ATGACCGACATGCCCCAGCCTCCCGTCGCCGACCGCCGCGACAGCAGTTTCACGATGCACGGGATCACCGTGTCCGATCCCTATGCGTGGCTGAAGGACCAGACCTATCCGACCGTCGATGACGCGGACGTGCTCGACTATCTCAAGGAGGAGAACGCCTATTTCGAGGCGTGGAAGGCGCCCCGCGAGGCCATGATCGAGGTGCTGTTCCAGGAAATGAAGGCGCGCATCAAGGAAGACGACAAGTCGGTGCCCGAGAAGGATGGCGATTTCGTCTACTGGTCGGAATTCAAGACCGGCACCCAGTATCGGCTGTGGTACCGCAAGCCCTATACGGGGACGCAGAGCGATTACGAGCCCGAGGACGGCACCCTCATCTACGACGAGAATGCCAAGGCCGAGGGGCTCGACTATTTCAGCCTCGGCGGGCTGGAGGTCAGTCCCGACGGGAAGCTCGCACTGGTGCAGGTCGATCGCAGCGGGTCCGAACGCTACACGCTGGAGGTGATGGACGTCGCCTCGGGCGAGACGCTGGAGACGGTCAGCGACAGCGCGTTGGGCGGGCCCGTATGGGACAAGAACGGCGACGGCTTCTTCTACACCGTCGCCAACGAGAACTGGCGCACCTACGAGGCCTTCTATCACCCGCTGGGCGGCGATCCGGCGAAGGACCGGTTGGTCTACAAGGAAGAAGAAAATCCCGCTTTTACCGTGCAGGTCGGCAAGTCGACCGACGAGAGCATGATCTTCATCGCGACGGGCGAGAACATCTCCAACGAATGGTACGTCATTCCCGCCGACGCGCCGGAGAGCGAGCCCAGGCTGGTGATGCGCCGTCGTCCCGACATCCAATATTCGCTCGACGCCGCGCACGGCAAACTGTGGATCGTCACCAACGACAATCACGTCAACTTCCGGCTGGCCGAGGCCGATCCCGCGAACCCCGATCAGTGGAACACCGTGATCGCGGGATCGGACGAATTCTATCTGGAAGACGTCGATGCGCACCGCGATCACATGCTGGTGTCCGGGCGGCTGAACGGTCTCGACCAGCTGTACCTGCGATCCTACGAGGATGGCACGATGACGCGGCTTCCGTTCGAGGAGGAGGCCTATGCGGCGAGCTTCACCGGCAACGCCGACTATGCGCCGCCCGCCTACCGGATCGGCTACACCTCGATGGTCACGCCCACCTCCACGCAGGAATATGATCCCGACACGGGCGAGTTCGCGGTCCTCAAGACGCTCGAAATCCCGTCGGGCTACGACGCCTCGCTCTACACGGTCGACCGGTTGCTGATCGACGCGCGCGACGGGGCGAAGGTGCCGGTCAGCGTCATGCGCCGGAAGGATCATGCGCTCGACGGATCGGGCAAGTTGTTCGTCTATGGCTACGGCGCCTATGGCAGCGCCATTCCGCCCTACTTCTCGACCGCGCGCCTGTCCTTGGTCGATCGCGGCTTTGCCTATGCCATCGCGCATATCCGCGGCGGCGACGACATGGGATACCAGTGGTATCTCGACGGCAAGCTCGACAAGCGCGAGAATACGTTCAACGATTTCGTCGACGTCACGCGCGGCCTGATCGACGCGGGCTATGCCAAGGCGGGCAACGTCGCCGCGCAGGGCGGCAGCGCGGGCGGCGAACTGATGGGCGCGATCGTCAACCAGGCACCCGAGCTCTATGGCGCAGTCGTCGCCGACGTTCCGTTCGTCGACGTGCTCAACACCATGCTCGACGCCGATCTGCCGCTGACGCCCGGCGAATGGAACGAGTGGGGCAATCCGATCGAGAGCGCCGACGCGTTCCGGACGATCCTCGCCTACAGCCCGTACGACAATGTCACGCGCCAAGACTATCCCGCGATGCTGATCACGGGCGGGCTCAACGATCCGCGCGTGACCTATTGGGAACCGGCCAAGTGGACCGCCAAGCTGCGCCACGAAAAGACCGACGACAACCTGCTGCTGATGAAGATCAACATGGGCGCCGGGCATGGCGGCAAGTCGGGACGCTGGAACGCGCTCTACGAAACCGCCGAGGCGTACGGCTTCGTGATCGACCGGCTGGGGAGCGAGTGA
- the maiA gene encoding maleylacetoacetate isomerase, with translation MTRPILHDYYRSSASYRVRIGLNLKGVAYDSHKVDLAGGAQKEASYRALNPQGFVPMLEIDGHQLTQSLAILDYLDATRGDPPFLPSDDADRAHVLALATLVSCDIHPLNNLRVLKYLKGPLGVEEAAKDEWYRHWVREGFDALEKLAAPRAGTFLFGDEPTLADICLVPQLYNARRFSVPIGDYPHLRRADETASAHPAFADAHPDKQEQNA, from the coding sequence ATGACGCGCCCCATTCTCCACGATTACTACCGCAGCTCGGCAAGTTACCGGGTGCGGATCGGACTGAACCTCAAGGGCGTGGCCTATGACAGCCACAAGGTCGATCTGGCGGGCGGGGCGCAGAAGGAAGCGTCCTATCGCGCGCTCAATCCGCAGGGCTTCGTCCCGATGCTGGAGATCGACGGGCACCAGCTGACGCAGAGCCTCGCGATCCTCGACTATCTCGATGCGACGCGGGGCGACCCGCCGTTCCTGCCGAGCGACGATGCCGACCGCGCGCACGTCCTCGCGCTGGCGACGCTGGTGTCGTGCGACATCCATCCGCTCAACAACCTGCGCGTGCTGAAATATCTGAAAGGTCCGCTGGGGGTGGAGGAAGCCGCCAAGGACGAATGGTATCGCCACTGGGTGCGCGAGGGGTTCGATGCGCTCGAAAAGCTGGCGGCGCCGCGCGCGGGCACGTTCCTGTTCGGCGACGAACCCACGCTGGCCGACATCTGCCTGGTGCCGCAGCTCTACAACGCGCGCCGTTTCTCGGTCCCGATCGGCGATTATCCGCATCTGCGCCGCGCCGACGAGACCGCCAGCGCCCATCCCGCCTTTGCCGACGCCCACCCCGACAAGCAGGAGCAGAACGCATGA
- a CDS encoding acyl-CoA thioesterase, which yields MMSETPPVSALALEFTAQADDIDQFGHVNNAVWVRWIQEVARTHWERAAPTEQQERLAWLVVRHEIDYLRPLHEGETAVARTWIDPEVRGARSTRHVIFERDGKTLVRAATGWAMIDLATGRAQRVRPEHLAPFLPSDD from the coding sequence ATGATGAGCGAGACCCCGCCCGTGAGCGCGCTGGCGCTGGAATTCACCGCGCAGGCCGATGACATCGATCAGTTCGGGCACGTCAATAATGCCGTCTGGGTCCGCTGGATTCAGGAGGTCGCCCGCACCCACTGGGAACGGGCCGCGCCCACCGAGCAGCAGGAGCGTCTCGCCTGGTTGGTGGTGCGCCACGAGATCGACTATCTGCGCCCGCTGCACGAAGGCGAGACCGCGGTCGCCAGGACCTGGATCGACCCTGAGGTGCGGGGCGCGCGGTCGACCCGGCACGTGATCTTCGAACGGGACGGCAAGACGCTGGTGCGCGCAGCGACGGGGTGGGCGATGATCGACCTCGCCACCGGAAGGGCGCAGCGGGTCCGCCCCGAACATCTGGCGCCTTTCCTGCCATCGGACGATTGA